One segment of Neobacillus endophyticus DNA contains the following:
- a CDS encoding tyrosine-type recombinase/integrase, whose amino-acid sequence MKKNSNEAIPLIQDFCHWLKEQRKSPNTITTYKRELVKFQEWLLGKKSAIDHLTKDDIKGYISFLEQQQKSLATIDKTAGAIRTFAKFLEKPDLIFGIKLEPVIKEDIETLSAEQYELLLTQVKEDGNLRDIAIVYLLLHTGIRVSELCSLNRSNIDFVKNELTIEKGEDKRNIPLSSDAKTHLENFLMSHTSDSIFISKFDERITERTVQYMLKKYNVNPNKLRHTFCQRLVDANVELEIVSRLAGIKDLNLTKRYLKNSNTNRIEEMINKTFINDTLG is encoded by the coding sequence TTGAAGAAAAACTCTAATGAAGCTATTCCGCTGATTCAAGATTTTTGTCATTGGCTGAAAGAACAAAGGAAATCTCCTAACACTATTACAACTTACAAGAGAGAGTTAGTAAAGTTTCAAGAGTGGCTTCTAGGGAAAAAATCTGCTATTGACCATTTAACAAAGGATGATATTAAAGGATATATCTCATTTTTAGAACAGCAGCAGAAAAGTTTAGCAACTATTGATAAAACAGCAGGTGCTATACGAACATTTGCTAAATTTTTAGAGAAACCCGATTTGATATTCGGAATAAAATTAGAGCCAGTTATAAAAGAGGATATCGAGACCTTATCAGCTGAACAGTATGAGCTTTTATTAACTCAGGTGAAAGAAGACGGAAATCTCAGAGACATTGCGATCGTTTATTTACTTTTGCATACAGGCATTCGTGTTTCCGAGCTGTGTAGTTTAAATCGTTCGAATATTGATTTTGTCAAAAATGAATTAACCATTGAAAAAGGTGAAGATAAACGCAACATTCCTCTTTCAAGTGATGCAAAAACTCACCTGGAAAATTTTTTAATGTCCCATACATCAGATTCTATATTTATTTCGAAATTTGATGAACGGATAACAGAAAGAACTGTTCAATATATGCTTAAGAAATATAATGTGAATCCGAATAAATTACGGCATACATTCTGCCAAAGGCTTGTGGATGCCAATGTTGAGTTAGAAATTGTATCTCGTCTTGCGGGAATCAAAGATCTTAATTTAACAAAAAGATATTTAAAAAACTCAAATACAAATCGAATAGAAGAAATGATAAATAAAACTTTTATTAATGATACACTAGGTTGA
- a CDS encoding PBECR3 domain-containing polyvalent protein: MTIIINPYSTDTQLVGYVPEAVVKYYCINCSSYEVYMPPGVLKHLKKRGHWNDFLKYHTDIPNMIANPDYAGQNPKEPDSIELYKVVDDHVLIAIKTNPANGLFLGSFYSLDQGKKKIQGRLRTGRIHPFKFFI, from the coding sequence ATGACTATTATCATTAATCCGTATTCTACAGATACGCAACTTGTAGGTTATGTACCAGAAGCCGTAGTAAAATATTATTGCATTAATTGTTCCAGCTATGAAGTTTACATGCCTCCTGGGGTGCTTAAGCATTTAAAGAAGCGAGGTCATTGGAATGACTTTTTAAAATACCATACAGATATTCCAAATATGATTGCAAATCCAGATTATGCCGGCCAAAACCCTAAAGAGCCAGATTCAATTGAACTATACAAAGTGGTTGATGACCATGTTTTAATTGCTATTAAAACAAATCCAGCTAACGGTTTATTTTTAGGGTCCTTTTATTCTTTAGATCAAGGGAAGAAAAAGATTCAAGGACGATTGAGGACCGGTCGTATTCATCCTTTCAAATTTTTCATTTAA
- a CDS encoding IS1182 family transposase, with protein MLSKNTQINRDQIEMIALDQLVPADHLVRKIEAAVDFSFIYSLVEDLYSTKRGRSSIDPVVLIKMAFIQYTFGIRSMRQTIKEIETNMAYRWFLGFGFYDKVPHFSTFGKNYERRFKDTDLFEQIFYRILKEAADKKLVSSEHVFIDSTHVKASANKRKFEKKVVRKESKAYEARLQAEINSDREEHGKKPIPPDKYEKEENKEIKESTTDSESGYYVKDERTKQFAYSFHAAADRNGFVLGTIVTPGNVHDSTMLEPLVEKVIEKCGKPNAVAADAGYKTPAIAQYLIENEIRPALPYTRPRTKEGYLKKHDYVYDEHFDCYICPEGQVLDYRTTTKEGYRQYISNPVICKDCPLLAQCTQSQNHQKLIQRHIWEPYLEEAEHLRHTEENKIIYARRKETIERVFADAKEKHGMRWTTLRGLKKLSMQAMLTFAAMNLKKLATWTWKSPEMA; from the coding sequence ATGCTTTCGAAAAATACACAGATAAATCGTGACCAAATTGAAATGATTGCCTTAGATCAACTTGTACCTGCTGATCACTTGGTTCGCAAAATAGAAGCCGCAGTAGATTTTTCATTTATCTATTCATTGGTTGAAGATTTGTACTCAACTAAGCGCGGACGTTCAAGTATTGACCCTGTTGTATTAATTAAGATGGCTTTCATTCAATATACCTTCGGTATCCGTTCGATGCGTCAAACGATAAAGGAAATTGAAACAAATATGGCGTATCGCTGGTTTTTAGGATTTGGTTTTTATGATAAAGTACCCCACTTTTCAACTTTTGGTAAAAACTACGAACGTCGTTTTAAGGATACAGACTTATTTGAACAAATTTTCTACCGTATTTTAAAAGAGGCAGCAGATAAAAAGTTAGTTAGTTCGGAACATGTATTCATTGATTCAACTCACGTTAAAGCAAGTGCAAATAAACGCAAATTCGAAAAGAAAGTAGTTCGGAAAGAATCAAAAGCTTATGAAGCACGTCTTCAAGCAGAAATTAATAGTGATCGTGAAGAACATGGGAAAAAGCCCATCCCACCAGATAAATATGAAAAAGAAGAAAACAAAGAAATAAAAGAAAGTACAACAGATTCGGAGAGTGGTTACTATGTAAAAGACGAAAGGACAAAGCAATTTGCTTATTCATTTCATGCAGCCGCAGATAGAAATGGTTTTGTCCTGGGGACTATTGTAACTCCAGGTAACGTTCATGATAGTACAATGTTAGAGCCTCTAGTTGAAAAGGTCATTGAAAAATGTGGGAAACCTAATGCTGTAGCTGCTGATGCCGGATATAAAACACCTGCTATTGCTCAATATTTAATTGAAAATGAAATTCGCCCTGCTTTACCCTATACACGACCACGTACAAAGGAGGGATATTTGAAAAAGCACGATTATGTCTATGATGAGCACTTTGATTGTTACATATGTCCGGAAGGACAAGTTCTGGATTATAGAACGACTACTAAGGAAGGTTATCGACAGTACATCTCTAATCCTGTTATATGTAAGGATTGCCCACTTCTAGCACAATGTACACAAAGTCAAAATCATCAAAAGCTCATTCAACGACATATCTGGGAACCATATCTTGAAGAGGCTGAACATCTTCGTCATACAGAAGAGAATAAAATAATATATGCACGTCGTAAAGAAACAATTGAACGTGTATTCGCGGATGCGAAAGAAAAGCATGGTATGCGATGGACAACCTTAAGAGGTCTTAAAAAATTGTCCATGCAGGCGATGCTTACTTTTGCTGCTATGAATTTAAAGAAGTTGGCTACATGGACTTGGAAAAGTCCAGAAATGGCATAA
- a CDS encoding NCS2 family permease, translating into MKGVFKLNQHGTNLKKEVIAGLTSFFSIVYIIAVNAKILQDAGIPLEAGIIATVLSSLIGCLLVAFIANVPLIIVPGMGINALFTYTVVGSLGLNYKEALAAVLVSGILFIIVAFTKLSIILTRAIPNSLKESISVGIGLFIAFIGLQKSGIITGSSTNFVALGHLSSPIVLASIINLVITLFLFLKKVPGNFLISIILGTIVSYFFGIVHFSAMDSGFISFKDYKNVFLSADFGKLTTIPFWTAAFSLVLVLVFENIGLLHSQVNGMLQAPDKNGKSFKAISISTIVCGLFGTSPSVSTVETAAGITAGGRTGLTSVVTGLFILLSLFFMPLIKLVPNTAIAPILIIIGGLMLTNVVNIDFTDFTEAFPAFLVIIMIPLTYSIVDGIAFGFIAYPLVKLFTNRQHQLSLSIFIISILFLANFLLNAIG; encoded by the coding sequence ATGAAAGGAGTTTTCAAACTTAACCAGCATGGAACAAATTTGAAAAAGGAGGTTATTGCAGGGTTAACATCGTTTTTTTCCATTGTCTATATTATTGCTGTCAATGCAAAAATTCTTCAGGATGCGGGAATACCGCTTGAAGCAGGGATTATCGCGACCGTACTTTCTTCGCTGATTGGCTGTTTACTCGTTGCATTCATTGCAAACGTACCGTTAATTATCGTACCCGGAATGGGCATTAATGCCTTATTCACTTATACGGTTGTAGGTTCACTTGGACTCAACTATAAAGAAGCTTTAGCAGCTGTCCTCGTTTCTGGGATCCTTTTCATCATTGTGGCATTTACCAAGTTATCGATTATTTTAACGAGGGCGATTCCCAATTCGTTAAAGGAATCCATTTCAGTTGGTATTGGCTTATTTATTGCTTTTATCGGCTTGCAAAAAAGCGGAATCATCACCGGCAGCTCAACAAACTTTGTTGCGCTCGGCCATTTATCTTCGCCAATTGTATTAGCCTCGATAATTAATCTTGTTATCACGTTATTTTTGTTTTTAAAGAAAGTACCGGGGAATTTCTTAATCAGCATCATTCTAGGTACAATCGTTTCCTACTTTTTTGGAATTGTTCATTTCTCAGCAATGGATTCAGGCTTTATCTCTTTCAAAGACTATAAAAATGTCTTTTTAAGTGCGGACTTTGGAAAATTAACAACGATCCCATTTTGGACTGCTGCCTTTTCGCTCGTTTTGGTGCTTGTTTTCGAAAATATTGGCCTGCTTCATTCTCAAGTAAACGGAATGCTTCAGGCACCTGATAAGAACGGAAAATCGTTTAAAGCCATTTCGATATCAACGATTGTTTGTGGGTTGTTTGGCACAAGTCCTTCAGTCTCAACAGTTGAAACAGCAGCAGGCATAACAGCAGGCGGAAGAACGGGTTTAACCTCTGTAGTAACAGGTTTGTTCATTCTATTATCGCTTTTCTTCATGCCTTTAATAAAATTAGTTCCTAATACGGCTATTGCACCAATTTTGATTATTATTGGCGGTTTAATGCTGACAAATGTCGTAAATATTGATTTCACAGATTTTACTGAAGCGTTTCCGGCGTTTCTTGTTATAATCATGATTCCTTTAACATATAGCATTGTTGATGGGATTGCCTTTGGATTCATTGCCTATCCATTGGTAAAGCTGTTTACTAATAGGCAGCACCAGTTATCCCTATCAATCTTTATTATTTCAATTCTATTCCTGGCCAATTTCCTGCTGAATGCAATTGGTTAG
- a CDS encoding VOC family protein — protein MALSFDHLVCFFKKPEMALHPLTQLGIYTVRGGRHETWGTYNMLSYFGLSYIEFLGIENMTAAEVQTENRLISHIVERLPQVNGEGPARIAIRTDHIDDLAESLKKNGFTVFGPIPGERVRTDGEVIRWSLLFPEIAGSGLSTPFFIQWEKPDHVRLAELKEQGLEGVHNLGEVRMESVGVVLRDLEETLPIWEILLSLKSSDEFIDPLLNARCRKLGLPGTELLFCTPVGKGPAEKVLKEKGETPFLVTLSGTKENRLFELLNGWWRLTL, from the coding sequence ATGGCATTGTCATTTGATCATTTAGTTTGTTTTTTTAAAAAGCCGGAGATGGCACTTCATCCGCTTACACAATTGGGGATTTACACAGTTCGCGGCGGCCGCCATGAAACGTGGGGAACGTATAACATGCTTTCATATTTTGGGTTAAGCTATATAGAGTTTTTGGGTATTGAAAACATGACCGCGGCGGAAGTACAAACGGAAAACCGCCTGATCTCACACATAGTGGAAAGACTTCCTCAGGTAAATGGGGAGGGGCCTGCAAGAATTGCTATTCGTACAGATCATATAGATGATTTGGCAGAAAGTCTGAAAAAGAATGGTTTTACCGTTTTTGGCCCTATACCTGGAGAGCGGGTTCGAACGGATGGAGAGGTGATTAGATGGTCGTTGCTTTTTCCGGAAATTGCGGGAAGCGGGCTTTCTACACCGTTTTTTATCCAATGGGAAAAGCCTGATCATGTCAGATTGGCGGAATTGAAGGAACAAGGGCTGGAAGGTGTCCACAATCTGGGAGAAGTAAGAATGGAAAGTGTCGGTGTTGTTTTACGTGATTTAGAAGAAACCTTACCAATCTGGGAGATCCTGCTGTCGCTAAAAAGCAGCGATGAGTTCATTGACCCGTTATTAAATGCACGCTGCCGAAAATTAGGGTTACCAGGCACAGAATTACTGTTCTGCACGCCTGTTGGGAAAGGACCAGCTGAAAAAGTGCTAAAGGAGAAAGGAGAAACGCCATTTTTAGTGACGCTTTCAGGAACGAAGGAGAACAGGCTCTTTGAATTGCTAAACGGGTGGTGGAGGTTAACGCTTTAA
- a CDS encoding branched-chain amino acid aminotransferase produces MRQEIAFVEKEELKRKPDTASLGFGKYYSDYMFVMDYHSEKGWYDPRIVPYAPLTLDPAATVFHYGQAIFEGLKAYKTPDGTIQLFRPEKNMQRLNDSCERLCMPQIDEEFLLSAIKELILTEKDWIPSEVGTSLYIRPFIFATEAYLGVRPAQEYKLLVILSPSGAYYGDQLNPVKIHVEEDYVRAVIGGVGHVKTAGNYAASLKAQEKAEANGYAQILWLDAKENKYVEEVGSMNIFFKINGEVVTPKLNGSILPGVTRDSVIELLNYWNIPVREEKISIEEIFAAHERGELEEVFGTGTAAVISPVGELNWNGRVITINDYQIGQLSQRIYDELTGIQLGKKEDPFNWTVKVAHVEV; encoded by the coding sequence ATGAGACAAGAGATAGCGTTTGTTGAAAAAGAAGAATTAAAAAGAAAACCAGATACTGCTTCTTTAGGCTTTGGAAAATATTATAGTGATTACATGTTTGTAATGGATTATCACAGTGAAAAAGGCTGGTATGACCCTCGGATTGTTCCCTATGCTCCTTTGACACTTGATCCAGCAGCAACAGTATTTCACTACGGCCAGGCCATCTTTGAAGGCTTGAAGGCCTATAAAACACCAGATGGAACGATTCAATTATTCCGTCCTGAAAAAAACATGCAGCGATTAAATGATTCATGTGAAAGGCTATGTATGCCCCAAATCGATGAGGAATTTTTATTAAGCGCCATTAAAGAACTAATTTTAACGGAAAAGGATTGGATTCCTAGTGAAGTAGGGACTTCACTATATATCCGCCCTTTTATTTTCGCAACTGAGGCATATCTGGGAGTCCGACCTGCTCAAGAATATAAATTGCTTGTCATCCTTTCCCCATCAGGAGCTTATTATGGCGACCAATTAAACCCCGTGAAAATTCATGTGGAAGAGGATTACGTCCGTGCTGTAATTGGCGGGGTCGGCCACGTTAAAACAGCAGGCAATTATGCAGCAAGCTTGAAGGCACAGGAAAAAGCTGAAGCAAACGGGTATGCCCAAATCCTTTGGCTGGATGCAAAGGAAAATAAATACGTCGAAGAAGTCGGCAGTATGAATATTTTCTTTAAAATCAATGGAGAAGTGGTAACGCCTAAATTGAATGGCAGCATTTTACCAGGCGTCACGCGTGATTCGGTTATTGAACTATTAAACTATTGGAACATCCCGGTACGGGAAGAAAAAATCTCGATAGAAGAAATATTTGCGGCACATGAGCGCGGAGAACTGGAAGAAGTATTCGGTACAGGAACAGCTGCTGTTATTTCCCCTGTAGGAGAATTAAATTGGAATGGCCGGGTTATCACAATAAATGATTATCAAATTGGCCAGCTATCACAAAGAATTTATGATGAATTAACTGGAATTCAATTAGGAAAAAAAGAAGACCCATTTAACTGGACAGTAAAGGTTGCCCATGTTGAAGTGTAA
- a CDS encoding efflux RND transporter permease subunit, with protein MRHIIQFSISNKFALWLLTLIVVAAGIYSSMNMKMETLPNITLPVITVTTVDPGATPQEVDDEVTKPLEQAIQNISNVNTVSSSSNKDVSSIQIEFNFGTDLNQAESTLKDAIGKIKFPDNVQDPNVTRISFNAFPIVTLSVTQTGKSLADLTDTINNQVVPNLEGIKGVSSVNVSGQEVNEVDLIFKKDQLQKYSLDEQTVQNMIKGDNLNYPLGLYNFNDSQQSVVIKGKMTTVNDLKNLPIPVQSTSGGFQAGLSGGQTPGQTIGLLRGQTAGHLGILASEQAASQQGGKTAGRTSSISTGKAGPVLKQNQSGKGQTLGKKVKQTGDSKLPTVKLGDIATIHMIGKAESISRTNGKPSIAVQIVKASDANTVDVGNAVQDAVTRVKKDHPGIQVLTTLDQAKPIKESVHTMLEKAILGAIFAMLIILLFLRNFKSTFISVVSIPLSLLIGIVLLDWRGITLNIMTLGAMTVAIGRVIDDSIVVIENIYRRMSLPNEPLKGRELIISATKEMFIPIMSSTVVTIAVFLPMGFVTGMVGELFLPFALTIVFSLTASLLVAITMVPMLAHSFFKKGLKVKIRQHDKKQQFKLASFYLEVLKWSLNHKWIVSLISLALLMGSLSLVPFIGVSLIGSDEQKTMAITYNPDPGQTLNDVEKVGTKVENYFRHRKYVKTIQYSIGGGNPMTMGKGQENSALFYIQYYDNTPTFSIEQENVMANLKKMTTKGQWGTVSMASSGSSNNLTVYVYGTSIEQIKPIVTKIQIIMKDNNSLKNVETSLSKSYIEYSLVVDKNKLSELGLTTAQIGATLGENNQKQLLTTLEQNGQDVNVYLESDTGSYANIHDLTNKTVVSPIGKLVKISDVTKTVKGQTSDTITRKNGDIYASVTSEIKTKDVSKVSTDMKKQIAKLILPGGVKTSMGGVTEDINSSFSQLGLAMLAAIAIVYLILVITFGSALVPLAILFSLPFVIIGAFVGLFIARETISVSVMIGALMLIGIVITNAIVLIDRVVHKEKEGLTTREAILEAASTRLRPILMTAIATICALIPLAIGMEGSGGLISKGLGISVIGGLTSSTLLTLIVVPLVYELFMKRRNRGLKHVLEEKKGC; from the coding sequence ATGCGGCACATTATTCAATTTTCAATTTCTAACAAATTTGCCTTGTGGCTTTTAACGCTAATTGTAGTAGCTGCAGGGATCTATTCCTCGATGAATATGAAAATGGAGACTTTGCCCAATATTACATTACCGGTGATTACCGTTACAACGGTTGACCCTGGAGCAACACCACAAGAAGTAGACGATGAAGTAACGAAACCGCTCGAACAGGCCATTCAAAACATATCGAATGTCAATACGGTGTCATCCAGCTCAAATAAAGATGTTTCCTCCATTCAGATCGAATTTAATTTTGGAACTGATTTGAATCAGGCTGAAAGTACTTTAAAAGATGCGATAGGTAAAATAAAATTCCCGGACAATGTCCAGGATCCAAATGTAACTCGAATATCCTTTAACGCATTCCCGATTGTCACGTTAAGTGTGACACAAACAGGGAAATCGCTTGCCGATTTGACGGACACAATAAACAACCAAGTCGTTCCTAATCTTGAAGGGATTAAAGGCGTGTCCTCTGTTAATGTTTCGGGTCAAGAAGTGAATGAAGTGGACCTTATTTTTAAAAAAGATCAGTTGCAAAAATACAGCCTGGATGAACAGACTGTTCAGAATATGATTAAGGGTGATAATCTTAATTACCCGCTTGGACTTTATAACTTTAATGATTCCCAGCAGTCGGTTGTGATCAAAGGGAAAATGACAACCGTCAATGATTTAAAAAACCTACCAATACCGGTTCAAAGTACGAGCGGTGGATTTCAAGCGGGACTATCAGGAGGCCAGACGCCAGGACAAACAATTGGCCTGCTGAGGGGACAAACTGCAGGCCACCTGGGTATCCTAGCATCGGAACAAGCTGCAAGCCAGCAGGGAGGTAAAACAGCAGGGAGGACTAGCAGTATTTCAACAGGTAAAGCAGGACCAGTTTTGAAACAGAATCAATCCGGTAAAGGCCAAACGTTAGGAAAGAAAGTGAAGCAAACTGGAGACAGTAAACTTCCGACAGTAAAGCTTGGGGATATTGCAACCATTCATATGATTGGAAAAGCGGAATCCATAAGCCGGACAAACGGAAAACCCTCCATTGCCGTTCAAATAGTGAAAGCGTCTGATGCAAACACGGTCGATGTCGGAAACGCCGTTCAAGATGCAGTGACAAGAGTGAAGAAAGATCATCCAGGCATACAAGTTTTGACGACATTGGACCAGGCTAAGCCGATTAAAGAATCTGTGCATACCATGCTGGAAAAGGCCATTTTAGGCGCGATTTTTGCGATGCTTATTATTTTGCTGTTTTTAAGGAACTTTAAATCAACCTTCATTTCTGTTGTTTCTATTCCATTATCACTTTTGATTGGAATAGTGTTGTTGGATTGGCGGGGAATTACGTTAAATATTATGACCCTGGGGGCGATGACAGTAGCAATTGGCAGGGTTATTGATGATTCCATTGTTGTAATTGAAAACATATACCGCCGCATGTCATTGCCAAATGAGCCATTAAAAGGCAGAGAGTTGATAATTTCCGCTACAAAGGAAATGTTCATTCCTATCATGAGCTCAACGGTTGTCACGATTGCAGTATTTTTACCAATGGGTTTTGTTACTGGAATGGTTGGAGAACTCTTTTTACCTTTTGCACTAACCATTGTGTTTTCACTTACAGCTTCTTTATTGGTTGCCATCACAATGGTGCCAATGCTCGCCCACAGTTTTTTCAAAAAGGGGTTAAAAGTGAAAATAAGGCAGCATGATAAAAAACAGCAGTTCAAGCTTGCTTCTTTTTATCTGGAGGTTCTTAAGTGGTCATTAAATCATAAATGGATCGTATCCCTTATTTCCCTCGCCCTGCTGATGGGTTCGTTAAGTCTCGTTCCATTTATCGGTGTCAGCTTAATTGGTTCTGATGAGCAAAAAACCATGGCAATTACGTATAATCCGGATCCGGGGCAGACGCTAAATGATGTAGAGAAGGTCGGAACCAAGGTGGAGAACTACTTTCGGCATCGTAAATATGTAAAAACCATTCAATATTCAATTGGCGGCGGGAATCCAATGACAATGGGAAAAGGACAGGAGAATAGTGCCTTATTTTATATTCAATACTACGATAACACTCCAACATTTTCGATAGAACAAGAAAACGTAATGGCAAACTTGAAGAAAATGACAACGAAAGGTCAATGGGGCACAGTAAGCATGGCGAGCTCCGGAAGCTCCAATAATTTAACTGTTTATGTGTATGGAACATCGATTGAACAGATCAAACCGATCGTGACGAAAATTCAAATCATTATGAAGGATAACAACAGCCTTAAAAATGTGGAGACAAGTCTTTCAAAAAGTTACATTGAGTACTCGCTTGTCGTGGATAAAAATAAGCTGAGTGAGCTGGGATTAACAACGGCCCAAATTGGGGCAACTCTTGGAGAAAACAATCAGAAGCAGCTTTTGACAACACTTGAACAGAATGGACAAGATGTTAATGTGTATCTCGAGAGCGATACCGGTAGTTATGCCAATATTCATGATTTGACGAATAAAACGGTTGTTTCACCAATAGGAAAGCTGGTGAAGATTTCTGACGTTACGAAAACAGTGAAAGGTCAAACCTCTGATACGATTACTCGAAAAAATGGTGATATTTATGCGAGTGTAACAAGCGAAATTAAAACGAAGGATGTTTCTAAGGTAAGTACAGATATGAAAAAGCAGATAGCTAAATTAATCTTGCCTGGAGGTGTGAAAACATCTATGGGCGGGGTAACAGAAGACATTAACAGCTCTTTTTCACAATTGGGCTTAGCCATGCTTGCTGCGATAGCCATTGTGTATTTAATCTTGGTCATTACATTTGGAAGTGCCCTTGTGCCATTGGCTATTCTGTTCTCTTTGCCGTTTGTGATCATTGGTGCGTTTGTGGGATTATTTATCGCAAGGGAAACAATCAGCGTCTCGGTTATGATTGGCGCGCTAATGTTAATCGGTATTGTCATCACCAATGCCATTGTACTAATCGACCGTGTCGTTCACAAGGAAAAAGAAGGCTTAACGACAAGGGAAGCCATCCTTGAAGCTGCATCCACCCGTTTACGGCCGATATTAATGACAGCCATTGCAACCATCTGCGCGCTTATTCCGCTGGCTATTGGGATGGAAGGAAGCGGCGGCTTGATCTCAAAAGGATTAGGCATTTCGGTTATCGGGGGTTTAACAAGCTCTACCTTACTCACCTTAATCGTTGTCCCGCTTGTATATGAATTGTTTATGAAACGGAGAAATAGGGGGTTAAAGCATGTGTTGGAAGAAAAGAAGGGGTGTTAA
- a CDS encoding Gp49 family protein — protein MIIESICPKCGEINNVEHNGEKLLLVTCKNSHIYDHIVIPYSRAISMKDDKRLKLEEMIVEKKFHRMSEKSTICLLIFNNGYEVEGRSTVRDMADFRSVIGKDKAYEQALKKAMVALGAYLV, from the coding sequence ATGATTATTGAAAGTATTTGTCCTAAATGTGGGGAAATTAATAACGTTGAGCATAATGGTGAGAAGCTGCTTTTAGTTACTTGCAAAAATAGTCATATTTATGATCATATCGTTATTCCTTATTCTAGAGCGATTAGCATGAAAGATGATAAACGCCTAAAATTGGAGGAAATGATTGTGGAGAAGAAATTCCACCGGATGAGTGAAAAATCAACCATTTGCCTGCTCATTTTTAATAATGGTTATGAGGTAGAAGGGCGCTCCACAGTAAGGGATATGGCGGATTTCCGTTCAGTAATTGGTAAAGATAAAGCATATGAACAAGCATTGAAGAAAGCAATGGTTGCGTTAGGTGCATACCTTGTATAA
- a CDS encoding YitT family protein, protein MYRKRYKFYIDYGRSRVISLIKRGSFIFLGACLVAISLQLFLVKNYLIDGGIIGIGIILAHVTGLEVGLLLLVLNTPFFFIGYTYLGKRFIVLSLYAMVVLTIGTIILEPIPVITHNPIFVIIFGGICLGLGVGIIIRFGGCLDGTEVMAILFSKRSRITIGQYVLLFNFIIFGSAVFIFGLKEALYSLATFIIAYKTIDFSIKNKA, encoded by the coding sequence ATGTATAGGAAAAGATATAAGTTTTACATAGATTATGGCAGATCGCGGGTGATTTCATTAATTAAGCGGGGCAGTTTTATATTCTTAGGGGCTTGTCTGGTTGCCATTTCCTTGCAATTATTCTTAGTGAAAAATTATTTGATTGATGGCGGCATTATCGGGATCGGGATCATACTTGCTCATGTTACGGGTCTTGAAGTGGGACTGTTACTATTGGTGTTGAATACTCCCTTTTTCTTCATAGGGTATACCTATCTGGGAAAACGATTTATAGTTTTAAGTCTTTATGCGATGGTGGTTTTAACGATTGGAACCATCATCCTTGAGCCTATTCCGGTCATTACCCATAACCCTATCTTTGTTATTATTTTTGGCGGTATTTGTTTGGGCCTTGGTGTAGGGATTATCATCCGCTTTGGGGGGTGTTTGGATGGCACCGAAGTAATGGCCATTTTATTTAGTAAGCGCTCAAGAATTACAATTGGCCAATACGTCTTGCTATTTAATTTTATTATTTTTGGCAGTGCTGTTTTTATATTTGGTCTTAAAGAAGCATTATACTCACTAGCCACCTTTATCATAGCCTACAAAACCATTGACTTTTCGATTAAGAATAAGGCCTGA
- a CDS encoding DUF4825 domain-containing protein: MKSRISAFLSLFFIAIFVLSGCSIPLKKNENKSGSAAENKDYSIYNDYYNNKVQYIGNNSEVINLLHILKAGDLGEYTIELTTDKEPFGLTINYSKLRKNDDEDKFKTIRQIEFSFYLLALIDNLSFVDVNYKTYHDHLDIEEANKTVNGKIKNFGSSPEKLKELNDILHQK, translated from the coding sequence ATGAAAAGTAGGATAAGTGCTTTCCTATCATTGTTTTTCATTGCCATATTCGTTCTTTCTGGTTGTTCAATTCCTTTGAAAAAAAACGAAAATAAAAGTGGCAGTGCAGCAGAAAATAAGGATTACTCAATCTACAATGATTACTACAATAACAAAGTGCAGTATATTGGAAATAATTCCGAAGTTATCAATTTACTTCATATTTTAAAAGCTGGTGATTTAGGAGAATATACAATTGAGTTAACTACCGATAAGGAACCCTTTGGTTTAACCATTAACTATTCAAAGCTAAGAAAAAATGATGATGAAGACAAGTTTAAGACTATACGGCAAATCGAATTTTCATTTTACCTATTGGCTTTAATTGATAATTTAAGTTTCGTAGATGTGAATTACAAAACATATCATGATCATTTAGATATTGAGGAAGCCAATAAAACGGTCAATGGAAAAATAAAAAACTTTGGAAGTTCTCCAGAAAAGCTGAAAGAACTTAATGATATTCTTCATCAAAAATGA